Proteins from a genomic interval of Gadus macrocephalus chromosome 2, ASM3116895v1:
- the foxred2 gene encoding FAD-dependent oxidoreductase domain-containing protein 2 — translation MDRFPAALLLFLVLLLSAAIGLVRAVIDQPDRYDYCVLGAGPAGMQAGHFLAKANRNYVILERNSGPGSFFNIYPRHRKLISINKIYTGRRNREFNLRHDWNSLLSDRPDLLFQRISRDLYPPADAYPRYLSLFAEELGLEVRYGVDVGRVRAVQTPSGRRYMLTDRKGTEYSCRVLLVSTGLWDPQKVEFPGRDLTEGYEAVSVDPEDFVDQAVLILGKGNSAFETAQSILGRASRVHLYSPSPVRLAWQTHYVGDLRAVNNELLDTYQLKSLDGLVEGGLEDIAIVRRHDDQGPHPSTPPPRRRGRRAGGAGPRETEGEGRGEGRKGGGGRLYLTLADLLDNQDVRNGSRVAAANLPAYHYDNFSLRQPYDRVITCLGFTFNFSIFDGSARPPNSEVARGRLPAVSPWYEGRGTPGLFILGTAAHSRDYRSSAGGFIHGFRYTVRAVHRVLEQRYHGNRWPSTPLSVTQLHSWILRRVNEASGPYQMFGVLGDVVLLKGSQCEYLEEFPVQALPQLPSLAGHPVPQGGLLVLVMQYGLNRSDSLGPGRSESEWTQAWRSNFLHPVLYYYDRLPTERDMRRRPAGWPLPRPKAVHHMIEDFLTEWDGPVSHGQPLRRFLEHCLRTDLRAFYAETCFLLSLTHRRPPPFCQRGYLERQGVAGEARAWRPPRDEAPPSGHDSDSSEAGPSLPSYLSPAGTSVSLGSKLEL, via the exons ATGGATCGCTTCCcggccgccctcctcctcttcctcgtcctcctcctgtctgcggCAATCGGCCTGGTCCGGGCTGTGATCGATCAGCCTGATCGATATGACTACTGCGTGCTGGGGGCGGGCCCCGCCGGGATGCAGGCGGGACATTTCCTCGCCAAAGCCAACAGGAACTACGTCATCCTAGAGCGGAACTCGGGCCCTGGGAGTTTCTTCAACAt CTACCCAAGACACCGGAAGCTGATCAGCATCAACAAGATCTACACCGGGAGGCGGAACCGGGAGTTCAACCTGCGCCACGACTGGAACTCCCTGCTGAGTGACAGGCCTGACCTGCTGTTCCAGCGAATCAGCCGCGACCTGTACCCGCCGGCCGACGCCTACCCGCGCTACCTGTCCCTGTTCGCCGAGGAGCTGGGGCTGGAGGTGCGCTACGGCGTGGACGTGGGGAGGGTCCGGGCCGTCCAGACCCCCTCGGGCCGGAGGTACATGCTGACGGACCGGAAGGGGACGGAGTACAGCTGCAG GGTGCTCCTGGTCTCCACGGGGCTGTGGGACCCCCAGAAGGTGGAGTTCCCGGGCCGGGACCTGACGGAGGGCTACGAGGCGGTGTCGGTGGACCCCGAGGACTTCGTGGACCAGGCGGTGCTGATCCTGGGGAAGGGGAACTCGGCCTTCGAGACGGCCCAGAGCATCCTGGGCCGGGCCAGCCGGGTGCACCTGTACAGCCCCAGCCCGGTGCGCCTGGCCTGGCAGACGCACTACGTAGGAGACCTCCG GGCGGTGAACAACGAGCTCCTGGACACCTACCAGCTCAAGTCCCTGGACGGGCTGGTGGAGGGCGGCCTGGAGGACATCGCCATCGTCCGTCGCCACGACGACCAGGGCCCGCACCCctccacgccgccgccgcgcagGAGGGGCCGCCgggcagggggggcggggccccgggagacggagggggaggggaggggggaggggaggaaggggggaggagggcggctGTACCTGACGCTGGCCGATCTCCTTGACAACCAGGACGTTAGGAACGGGTCGCGCGTCGCCGCCGCCAACCTGCCGGCGTATCACTATGACAACTTCTCCCTGCGGCAGCCGTACGACCGCGTCATCACCTGCCTTGGCTTCACCTTCAACTTCTCCATCTTCGACGG ctcggCCCGACCCCCCAACAGTGAGGTCGCCCGGGGTCGCCTGCCAGCCGTGAGTCCCTGGTACGAGGGGCGGGGCACCCCAGGGCTGTTCATCCTGGGGACCGCCGCCCACTCCCGGGACTACCGCTCCTCCGCCGGGGGCTTCATCCACGGCTTCAGATACACAG tgcGAGCCGTCCATCGTGTGCTGGAGCAGCgctaccatggcaaccggtggCCGTCGACGCCCCTGTCCGTCACCCAGCTGCACTCCTGGATCCTGAGGCGGGTCAACGAGGCGTCGGGGCCCTACCAGATGTTCGGGGTCCTGGGCGACGTGGTCCTGCTCAAGGG CTCCCAGTGTGAGTACCTGGAGGAGTTCCCGGTCCAGGCGCTGCCCCAGCTGCCCTCCCTGGCGGGGCACCCCGTCCCCCAGGGCGGGCTCCTGGTGCTGGTGATGCAGTACGGGCTGAACCGCTCCGACTCCCTGGGCCCCGGCCGCTCCGAGTCCGAGTGGACCCAGGCCTGGAGGTCCAACTTCCTGCACCCCGTGCTGTACTACTACGACCGCCTGCCCACCG AGCGCGACATGCGGCGCCGGCCCGCCGGTTGGCCGTTGCCGCGGCCCAAGGCGGTGCATCACATGATCGAGGACTTCCTGACGGAGTGGGATGGCCCCGTGTCACATGGTCAGCCGCTGCGACGCTTCCTGGAGCACTGCCTCCGGACGGACCTCAGGGCCTTCTACGCAG agACCTGTTTCCTCCTGTCCCTGACCCATCGGAGGCCCCCGCCGTTCTGCCAGCGGGGGTACCTGGAGCGGCAGGGCGTGGCCGGAGAGGCCCGGGCGTGGCGGCCCCCCAGGGACGAGGCCCCGCCCTCGGGGCACGACTCCGACTCGTCTGAGGCCGGCCCCTCGCTCCCGAGCTACCTGAGCCCCGCGGGAACCTCGGTCTCACTGGGCTCCAAGCTGGAGCTCTGA